A single Columba livia isolate bColLiv1 breed racing homer chromosome 22, bColLiv1.pat.W.v2, whole genome shotgun sequence DNA region contains:
- the PRICKLE4 gene encoding prickle-like protein 4 isoform X4 encodes MSRPSPAWPQRDEPPPCGTATGLPPASSDSDSGCALEEYPEPPADPALPEVPLCPGSRSPQPVSAADRIRLRARALLQQLPPQDCDERFCPDLAEEERRQLRAFSARRRREALGQGLACPVPGPCHGCPCKKCGRRLNKGDPGISASRLGDQFWHPSCFSCHFCHQPLVDLIYFQQDGRIYCGRHHAELFRPRCASCDQLIFMEECIEAEGRRWHLEHFCCLECDVPLRGQRYVMTSGRPCCCSCFESLFAEPCQACGDPIGADSEEATHQGLRWHARAACFCCSRCRQPLRGQPLVCRRGRLFCSETCSLGRDASSTTSDSSDSAFTSAPSPNSTPRAGPMGRTTAGTGGTAVVGGCRRHGEGTDTFLDQASMHPAFRSPEDRGAAKERSRDAAAHTGMLGPPAGDPSAPQPNTEGPNGAGAHNHTALGGPDPRTPTGHGNPHFPSMCPAPHSPWPEDIDLQDITEEDDSWCPTCSSSSDSDSEEEGFFFGKPIPKPGMSSLSREPPGRAAGRTAKPWGSSKHCSVS; translated from the exons ATGTCCCGGCCCAGCCCCGCATGGCCCCAGCGAGACGAGCCACCGCCCTGCGGCACCGCCACCGGCCTCCCGCCGGCTTCATCCGACAGCGACTCCGGCTGTGCCCTGGAAGAGTACCCGGAGCCCCCCGCAGACCCTGCACTCCCCGAG GTCCCGCTGTGCCCCGGCAGCCGCTCGCCGCAGCCCGTCTCGGCCGCCGACAGGATCCGACTGCGTGCCAGagccctcctgcagcagctgccgccGCAGGACTGCGAT GAGCGGTTCTGCCCCGACCTCGCcgaggaggagaggaggcagcTCCGAGCGTTCAGCGCCCGACGGAGACGGGAGGCGCTGGGACAGGGGCTGGCGTGTCCCGTGCCAGGTCCTTGCCATGGCTGTCCCTGCAAGAAG TGTGGCAGAAGGCTGAACAAAGGCGACCCGGGGATTTCAGCATCCCGGCTGGGGGACCAGTTCTGGCACCCGTCCTGCTTCTCCTGCCACTTCTGTCACCAGCCCCTGGTCGACCTCATCTACTTCCAGCAGGACGGGAGGATCTACTGCGGCCGGCACCACGCCGAGCTCTTCCGGCCCCGCTGTGCCTCCTGCGACCAG CTGATCTTCATGGAGGAGTGCATCGAGGCGGAGGGCCGGCGCTGGCACCTGGAGCACTTCTGCTGCCTGGAGTGTGACGTGCCCCTGCGCGGGCAGCGCTACGTGATGACGAGCGGCcggccctgctgctgcagctgcttcgAGAGCCTCTTTGCCGAGCCCTGCCAGGCCTGCGGGGACCCCATCG GTGCCGACAGCGAGGAGGCCACCCACCAAGGGCTGCGCTGGCATGCCCGCGCCgcctgcttctgctgcagccGCTGCCGCCAGCCGCTGCGCGGGCAGCCCCTCGTCTGCCGCCGCGGCCGCCTCTTCTGCTCCGAGACCTGCAGCCTGGGACGGGACGCGTCCTCCACCACCTCCGACTCCTCGGACTCAGCCTTCACCTCAGCTCCGTCCCCCAATTCGACACCCCGAGCTGGCCCCATGGGCAGGACCACGGCGGGGACAGGTGGCACCGCGGTGGTCGGGGGCTGCAGGCGGCACGGGGAAGGGACCG ACACATTTCTGGACCAGGCGTCTATGCATCCAGCGTTCCGAAGCCCGGAGGACCGCGGGGCAGCCAAGGAGCggagcagggatgctgctgcacACACAGGGATGCTGGGACCTCCGGCTGGAGACCCCTCTGCCCCCCAGCCCAACACAGAGGGTCCCAATGGGGCTGGAGCCCACAATCACACAGCTCTGGGAGGCCCTGACCCCCGAACACCCACAGGCCATGGGAATCCACACTTCCCATCCATGTGCCCTGCCCCACACAGCCCATGGCCAGAGGACATCGACCTGCAGGACATCACAGAGGAGGATGACTCCTGGTGTCCCACCTGCTCTTCATCTTCGGACTCAGACTCGGAGGAGGAGGGTTTCTTCTTCGGGAAGCCCATCCCCAAGCCTGGGATGAGCTCCCTGAGCAGGGAGCCCCCGGGGAGGGCTGCGGGCAGGACGGCAAAGCCGTGGGGCAGCAGCAAGCACTGCAGTGTGTCCTag
- the PRICKLE4 gene encoding prickle-like protein 4 isoform X3, whose protein sequence is MVTAGRAGCPSRNSRSGQNNSSPRGINYFPLNWDRPRSPPTALLTGHQTRGSPCRQRTGGSRENLLLRLMSRPSPAWPQRDEPPPCGTATGLPPASSDSDSGCALEEYPEPPADPALPEVPLCPGSRSPQPVSAADRIRLRARALLQQLPPQDCDERFCPDLAEEERRQLRAFSARRRREALGQGLACPVPGPCHGCPCKKCGRRLNKGDPGISASRLGDQFWHPSCFSCHFCHQPLVDLIYFQQDGRIYCGRHHAELFRPRCASCDQLIFMEECIEAEGRRWHLEHFCCLECDVPLRGQRYVMTSGRPCCCSCFESLFAEPCQACGDPIGADSEEATHQGLRWHARAACFCCSRCRQPLRGQPLVCRRGRLFCSETCSLGRDASSTTSDSSDSAFTSAPSPNSTPRAGPMGRTTAGTGGTAVVGGCRRHGEGTDTFLDQASMHPAFRSPEDRGAAKERSRDAAAHTGMLGPPAGDPSAPQPNTEGPNGAGAHNHTALGGPDPRTPTGHGNPHFPSMCPAPHSPWPEDIDLQDITEEDDSWCPTCSSSSDSDSEEEGFFFGKPIPKPGMSSLSREPPGRAAGRTAKPWGSSKHCSVS, encoded by the exons ATGGTGACGGCTGGGCGAGCTGGCTGCCCGAGCAGGAACAGCCGCTCCGGGCAGAACAATAGCAGCCCGAggggaataaattattttccactgAACTGGGATAGACCTCGGTCTCCTCCCACAGCCCTGCTCACTGGCCACCAGACCAGGGGTTCTCCGTGCCGGCAAAGGACTGGCGGGAGCCGGGAAAATCTCCTGCTGCGG CTCATGTCCCGGCCCAGCCCCGCATGGCCCCAGCGAGACGAGCCACCGCCCTGCGGCACCGCCACCGGCCTCCCGCCGGCTTCATCCGACAGCGACTCCGGCTGTGCCCTGGAAGAGTACCCGGAGCCCCCCGCAGACCCTGCACTCCCCGAG GTCCCGCTGTGCCCCGGCAGCCGCTCGCCGCAGCCCGTCTCGGCCGCCGACAGGATCCGACTGCGTGCCAGagccctcctgcagcagctgccgccGCAGGACTGCGAT GAGCGGTTCTGCCCCGACCTCGCcgaggaggagaggaggcagcTCCGAGCGTTCAGCGCCCGACGGAGACGGGAGGCGCTGGGACAGGGGCTGGCGTGTCCCGTGCCAGGTCCTTGCCATGGCTGTCCCTGCAAGAAG TGTGGCAGAAGGCTGAACAAAGGCGACCCGGGGATTTCAGCATCCCGGCTGGGGGACCAGTTCTGGCACCCGTCCTGCTTCTCCTGCCACTTCTGTCACCAGCCCCTGGTCGACCTCATCTACTTCCAGCAGGACGGGAGGATCTACTGCGGCCGGCACCACGCCGAGCTCTTCCGGCCCCGCTGTGCCTCCTGCGACCAG CTGATCTTCATGGAGGAGTGCATCGAGGCGGAGGGCCGGCGCTGGCACCTGGAGCACTTCTGCTGCCTGGAGTGTGACGTGCCCCTGCGCGGGCAGCGCTACGTGATGACGAGCGGCcggccctgctgctgcagctgcttcgAGAGCCTCTTTGCCGAGCCCTGCCAGGCCTGCGGGGACCCCATCG GTGCCGACAGCGAGGAGGCCACCCACCAAGGGCTGCGCTGGCATGCCCGCGCCgcctgcttctgctgcagccGCTGCCGCCAGCCGCTGCGCGGGCAGCCCCTCGTCTGCCGCCGCGGCCGCCTCTTCTGCTCCGAGACCTGCAGCCTGGGACGGGACGCGTCCTCCACCACCTCCGACTCCTCGGACTCAGCCTTCACCTCAGCTCCGTCCCCCAATTCGACACCCCGAGCTGGCCCCATGGGCAGGACCACGGCGGGGACAGGTGGCACCGCGGTGGTCGGGGGCTGCAGGCGGCACGGGGAAGGGACCG ACACATTTCTGGACCAGGCGTCTATGCATCCAGCGTTCCGAAGCCCGGAGGACCGCGGGGCAGCCAAGGAGCggagcagggatgctgctgcacACACAGGGATGCTGGGACCTCCGGCTGGAGACCCCTCTGCCCCCCAGCCCAACACAGAGGGTCCCAATGGGGCTGGAGCCCACAATCACACAGCTCTGGGAGGCCCTGACCCCCGAACACCCACAGGCCATGGGAATCCACACTTCCCATCCATGTGCCCTGCCCCACACAGCCCATGGCCAGAGGACATCGACCTGCAGGACATCACAGAGGAGGATGACTCCTGGTGTCCCACCTGCTCTTCATCTTCGGACTCAGACTCGGAGGAGGAGGGTTTCTTCTTCGGGAAGCCCATCCCCAAGCCTGGGATGAGCTCCCTGAGCAGGGAGCCCCCGGGGAGGGCTGCGGGCAGGACGGCAAAGCCGTGGGGCAGCAGCAAGCACTGCAGTGTGTCCTag
- the PRICKLE4 gene encoding prickle-like protein 4 isoform X2, whose amino-acid sequence MCDLGRRGLGAHTCQLETGAAPREPNEINVLVNFSLLYPGRCNHFAKGCSYCGKCAWSRKGNPEGPPSQAVPALGPEPGRLLAAWQLMSRPSPAWPQRDEPPPCGTATGLPPASSDSDSGCALEEYPEPPADPALPEVPLCPGSRSPQPVSAADRIRLRARALLQQLPPQDCDERFCPDLAEEERRQLRAFSARRRREALGQGLACPVPGPCHGCPCKKCGRRLNKGDPGISASRLGDQFWHPSCFSCHFCHQPLVDLIYFQQDGRIYCGRHHAELFRPRCASCDQLIFMEECIEAEGRRWHLEHFCCLECDVPLRGQRYVMTSGRPCCCSCFESLFAEPCQACGDPIGADSEEATHQGLRWHARAACFCCSRCRQPLRGQPLVCRRGRLFCSETCSLGRDASSTTSDSSDSAFTSAPSPNSTPRAGPMGRTTAGTDTFLDQASMHPAFRSPEDRGAAKERSRDAAAHTGMLGPPAGDPSAPQPNTEGPNGAGAHNHTALGGPDPRTPTGHGNPHFPSMCPAPHSPWPEDIDLQDITEEDDSWCPTCSSSSDSDSEEEGFFFGKPIPKPGMSSLSREPPGRAAGRTAKPWGSSKHCSVS is encoded by the exons ATGTGTGACCTTGGCAGGAGAGGGCTGGGAGCCCACACATGCCAGCTGGAGACGGGGGCTGCTCCCAGGGAGCCAAATGAGATTAATGTTCTTGTGAATTTTAGCCTCTTGTACCCAGGGAGATGCAACCACTTTGCAAAGGGCTGTAGCTACTGTGGGAAATGTGCTTGGAGTAGGAAGGGGAATCCTGAGGGTCCACCGAGCCAGGCGGTGCCAGCACTGGGACCGGAGCCGGGGCGGCTGCTTGCAGCCTGGCAG CTCATGTCCCGGCCCAGCCCCGCATGGCCCCAGCGAGACGAGCCACCGCCCTGCGGCACCGCCACCGGCCTCCCGCCGGCTTCATCCGACAGCGACTCCGGCTGTGCCCTGGAAGAGTACCCGGAGCCCCCCGCAGACCCTGCACTCCCCGAG GTCCCGCTGTGCCCCGGCAGCCGCTCGCCGCAGCCCGTCTCGGCCGCCGACAGGATCCGACTGCGTGCCAGagccctcctgcagcagctgccgccGCAGGACTGCGAT GAGCGGTTCTGCCCCGACCTCGCcgaggaggagaggaggcagcTCCGAGCGTTCAGCGCCCGACGGAGACGGGAGGCGCTGGGACAGGGGCTGGCGTGTCCCGTGCCAGGTCCTTGCCATGGCTGTCCCTGCAAGAAG TGTGGCAGAAGGCTGAACAAAGGCGACCCGGGGATTTCAGCATCCCGGCTGGGGGACCAGTTCTGGCACCCGTCCTGCTTCTCCTGCCACTTCTGTCACCAGCCCCTGGTCGACCTCATCTACTTCCAGCAGGACGGGAGGATCTACTGCGGCCGGCACCACGCCGAGCTCTTCCGGCCCCGCTGTGCCTCCTGCGACCAG CTGATCTTCATGGAGGAGTGCATCGAGGCGGAGGGCCGGCGCTGGCACCTGGAGCACTTCTGCTGCCTGGAGTGTGACGTGCCCCTGCGCGGGCAGCGCTACGTGATGACGAGCGGCcggccctgctgctgcagctgcttcgAGAGCCTCTTTGCCGAGCCCTGCCAGGCCTGCGGGGACCCCATCG GTGCCGACAGCGAGGAGGCCACCCACCAAGGGCTGCGCTGGCATGCCCGCGCCgcctgcttctgctgcagccGCTGCCGCCAGCCGCTGCGCGGGCAGCCCCTCGTCTGCCGCCGCGGCCGCCTCTTCTGCTCCGAGACCTGCAGCCTGGGACGGGACGCGTCCTCCACCACCTCCGACTCCTCGGACTCAGCCTTCACCTCAGCTCCGTCCCCCAATTCGACACCCCGAGCTGGCCCCATGGGCAGGACCACGGCGGGGACAG ACACATTTCTGGACCAGGCGTCTATGCATCCAGCGTTCCGAAGCCCGGAGGACCGCGGGGCAGCCAAGGAGCggagcagggatgctgctgcacACACAGGGATGCTGGGACCTCCGGCTGGAGACCCCTCTGCCCCCCAGCCCAACACAGAGGGTCCCAATGGGGCTGGAGCCCACAATCACACAGCTCTGGGAGGCCCTGACCCCCGAACACCCACAGGCCATGGGAATCCACACTTCCCATCCATGTGCCCTGCCCCACACAGCCCATGGCCAGAGGACATCGACCTGCAGGACATCACAGAGGAGGATGACTCCTGGTGTCCCACCTGCTCTTCATCTTCGGACTCAGACTCGGAGGAGGAGGGTTTCTTCTTCGGGAAGCCCATCCCCAAGCCTGGGATGAGCTCCCTGAGCAGGGAGCCCCCGGGGAGGGCTGCGGGCAGGACGGCAAAGCCGTGGGGCAGCAGCAAGCACTGCAGTGTGTCCTag
- the PRICKLE4 gene encoding prickle-like protein 4 isoform X1, producing the protein MCDLGRRGLGAHTCQLETGAAPREPNEINVLVNFSLLYPGRCNHFAKGCSYCGKCAWSRKGNPEGPPSQAVPALGPEPGRLLAAWQLMSRPSPAWPQRDEPPPCGTATGLPPASSDSDSGCALEEYPEPPADPALPEVPLCPGSRSPQPVSAADRIRLRARALLQQLPPQDCDERFCPDLAEEERRQLRAFSARRRREALGQGLACPVPGPCHGCPCKKCGRRLNKGDPGISASRLGDQFWHPSCFSCHFCHQPLVDLIYFQQDGRIYCGRHHAELFRPRCASCDQLIFMEECIEAEGRRWHLEHFCCLECDVPLRGQRYVMTSGRPCCCSCFESLFAEPCQACGDPIGADSEEATHQGLRWHARAACFCCSRCRQPLRGQPLVCRRGRLFCSETCSLGRDASSTTSDSSDSAFTSAPSPNSTPRAGPMGRTTAGTGGTAVVGGCRRHGEGTDTFLDQASMHPAFRSPEDRGAAKERSRDAAAHTGMLGPPAGDPSAPQPNTEGPNGAGAHNHTALGGPDPRTPTGHGNPHFPSMCPAPHSPWPEDIDLQDITEEDDSWCPTCSSSSDSDSEEEGFFFGKPIPKPGMSSLSREPPGRAAGRTAKPWGSSKHCSVS; encoded by the exons ATGTGTGACCTTGGCAGGAGAGGGCTGGGAGCCCACACATGCCAGCTGGAGACGGGGGCTGCTCCCAGGGAGCCAAATGAGATTAATGTTCTTGTGAATTTTAGCCTCTTGTACCCAGGGAGATGCAACCACTTTGCAAAGGGCTGTAGCTACTGTGGGAAATGTGCTTGGAGTAGGAAGGGGAATCCTGAGGGTCCACCGAGCCAGGCGGTGCCAGCACTGGGACCGGAGCCGGGGCGGCTGCTTGCAGCCTGGCAG CTCATGTCCCGGCCCAGCCCCGCATGGCCCCAGCGAGACGAGCCACCGCCCTGCGGCACCGCCACCGGCCTCCCGCCGGCTTCATCCGACAGCGACTCCGGCTGTGCCCTGGAAGAGTACCCGGAGCCCCCCGCAGACCCTGCACTCCCCGAG GTCCCGCTGTGCCCCGGCAGCCGCTCGCCGCAGCCCGTCTCGGCCGCCGACAGGATCCGACTGCGTGCCAGagccctcctgcagcagctgccgccGCAGGACTGCGAT GAGCGGTTCTGCCCCGACCTCGCcgaggaggagaggaggcagcTCCGAGCGTTCAGCGCCCGACGGAGACGGGAGGCGCTGGGACAGGGGCTGGCGTGTCCCGTGCCAGGTCCTTGCCATGGCTGTCCCTGCAAGAAG TGTGGCAGAAGGCTGAACAAAGGCGACCCGGGGATTTCAGCATCCCGGCTGGGGGACCAGTTCTGGCACCCGTCCTGCTTCTCCTGCCACTTCTGTCACCAGCCCCTGGTCGACCTCATCTACTTCCAGCAGGACGGGAGGATCTACTGCGGCCGGCACCACGCCGAGCTCTTCCGGCCCCGCTGTGCCTCCTGCGACCAG CTGATCTTCATGGAGGAGTGCATCGAGGCGGAGGGCCGGCGCTGGCACCTGGAGCACTTCTGCTGCCTGGAGTGTGACGTGCCCCTGCGCGGGCAGCGCTACGTGATGACGAGCGGCcggccctgctgctgcagctgcttcgAGAGCCTCTTTGCCGAGCCCTGCCAGGCCTGCGGGGACCCCATCG GTGCCGACAGCGAGGAGGCCACCCACCAAGGGCTGCGCTGGCATGCCCGCGCCgcctgcttctgctgcagccGCTGCCGCCAGCCGCTGCGCGGGCAGCCCCTCGTCTGCCGCCGCGGCCGCCTCTTCTGCTCCGAGACCTGCAGCCTGGGACGGGACGCGTCCTCCACCACCTCCGACTCCTCGGACTCAGCCTTCACCTCAGCTCCGTCCCCCAATTCGACACCCCGAGCTGGCCCCATGGGCAGGACCACGGCGGGGACAGGTGGCACCGCGGTGGTCGGGGGCTGCAGGCGGCACGGGGAAGGGACCG ACACATTTCTGGACCAGGCGTCTATGCATCCAGCGTTCCGAAGCCCGGAGGACCGCGGGGCAGCCAAGGAGCggagcagggatgctgctgcacACACAGGGATGCTGGGACCTCCGGCTGGAGACCCCTCTGCCCCCCAGCCCAACACAGAGGGTCCCAATGGGGCTGGAGCCCACAATCACACAGCTCTGGGAGGCCCTGACCCCCGAACACCCACAGGCCATGGGAATCCACACTTCCCATCCATGTGCCCTGCCCCACACAGCCCATGGCCAGAGGACATCGACCTGCAGGACATCACAGAGGAGGATGACTCCTGGTGTCCCACCTGCTCTTCATCTTCGGACTCAGACTCGGAGGAGGAGGGTTTCTTCTTCGGGAAGCCCATCCCCAAGCCTGGGATGAGCTCCCTGAGCAGGGAGCCCCCGGGGAGGGCTGCGGGCAGGACGGCAAAGCCGTGGGGCAGCAGCAAGCACTGCAGTGTGTCCTag